From the Pseudomonas sp. Teo4 genome, the window GACGACGCCGTACAAGCGGGCGTCCACCAGCATCTCGCGAAACGGCCGAGTCTGATGGTCCCCGGCCCACTGGGCGAACATCCACAGGTCGCGCTCATCGGCCTGGCTGGCGCTGGCAATGGTTGCCACGGCCGCCACCAGCACCCACTTCATGCTTTTCATTCCCACCCCCTCACTGGCAAGCCGACCCCCATCGTGGGAGCTGGCGCCAGCCTGCGATGGGCTGCAAAGCAGCCCCCTGCTCCACAACGCTCCAGTGAGTTTATTCCAACGGCCGCAACCGGTACTGCGGCGGCAGCTGGGCAAACCCGCTGATGGTGGTGTCCAGGCTTTTCCAGCGGCCATCCTTGATGCCATAGATACAGCCATGCACCGACAGCTCCTGCCCCCGGTGCCAGGCATTCTGGACGATGCTGGTATGGGCGACGTTGGCCACCTGCTGGATCACGTTCAGCTCGCACATTCGGTCGACCTTGGCTTCTTCGCTATCGAGCTTGGCCAGCTCGCCACGCTTCTCGTAATACAGATCGCGAATCGACCGCAGCCAACCGTCGATCAGGCCCAACTGACGGTCCTGCATGGCCGCACGCACGCCACCGCAACCGTAGTGGCCGGTCACCAGGATATGGCGCACCTTGAGCACCTCGACCGCATACTGGATCACCGACAGGCAGTTGAGGTCGGTGTGCAGCACCACGTTGGCCACATTGCGGTGCACGAACAGGTCGCCCGGCAACATGCCGACGATCTCGTTGGCCGGCACGCGGGCATCGGAGCAGCCGATCCAGAGAAACTCCGGGGTCTGTTGACGCGCCAATTTGGCGAAGAAGTCCGGGTCGCGCTGGTTGATGGCGTCGGCCCAGCGGGCGTTGTTATCGATCAGTTCCTGCAGGTCATGCATGGTCGTTGCCTCATCAGGGGTTGCCCGTGTGACCGACCCGCCACCCGAAAGGTCACTCTTCGAGCAAGGTGCAGGCCATCACCAGGGCATCTTCGCGGCCACCCGCGACCGGGTAATAGTCCCGGCGTCGGCCGATTTCGTTGAATCCGTAACGCTCGTACAAACGATAGGCCGACTGGTTGCTGGCACGCACTTCCAGGAAGCATTCGCGGCCGTTGAGCTGATAGGCACGCGCCATCAGGTGCTCCAGCAGGCGCAGCCCCAGGCCACACCCCTGGTTCTCGGGCTTGACGGTAATGTTGAGCAGGTGCGCCTCGTCGATGATCACATTGATCACCCCGTGGCCGACTTGCTGCTGGCCGTCGAACATCAGCCAGACCTCGTACGATTTGAGCGCATCCTGAAAGATCCCACGGGTCCAGGGATGACTGAACGCGGCATATTCGATCTTAAGCACGGCATCCAGATCCGCCTCGGTCATCGGGCGGAAGCTGATCGAGTTACTCATTCAACGCTCTTCCAGCGCGCCATCAGCTGGCGCATCGCTTGCCAGACGTCCGCCTTGCGCTGCGGCTCGTCCATCAACAGTTCAAGGCCTGGCAAGGCCCAGGCATCGCCCAGGCCCTCGACCTTCAGTACTTGGTAATAGGCCTCGCCGTCGACATTGCCGGCAAAGCGCAGCGCCGGCAGGCCAACCAGCCACAGGCAGGTGCACGGCGCTTCTTCCAGGCGTGCCTGGATGAAGCCCTGAACGAAATCGCGGGCGGCATCCGGGCCCTGGTCCATATTGCCGCGCACCAGCAGCGGCCAGCGTACCGGTTCGCCGATGATCTGCGGAGCATCGGGCAGGCCGGCAGCGCGCAGCATGTCCTTGAGCAGCAGGTAGGACGGATCGCGACTCTGGAAAGGCTGGCCGGTGGCCAGCTCGACCAGCAGCAGACAACTGCCAGCGCGCAGCAGCTGCAGCGCGAAACGTGGCGGCGGCACCGGGGCCGGACGCGGCGCAGGGGCGGCTTCCTCTGCCTCTGCCGGCTTGGCAGCGGGCTTGGGTGCACTGCCCGGGCGCGGGATTTCGATTTTCGGCCGTTCGCCCGAGCGGGCCTGTGGCGTGACCGGCGCTTCGTTGGCGACGGGCGCGGATGGCCTGACCTCGAATTCGACTTCCTCGACCGGCACCTGCGGCAGCAGCAGCTCGGGGCGCGACGGGGCGGCGAACGGCAGTTCGGCACGCGGCAGCCAGTGCACCACTTGCATGGCGGAAAGATAGGCGCGGCGGCGGGGTTCGGTGAGCAAGGCGCGGGTGTCCGGGGGTGAAAACAGCTGAGTATTCTAACGTGTATGCCTTAGTTTTTGCAGGGCCTGTGAGATCGAGCGCCGCCCGCGCGGCGCATCGCGAGCAAGGCTCGCTCCTACGTTTGTTTCGGGCCAGTTATGCCTGCGCGATTTGCGCGCGACCGCCTTGGTGCACGACTCGATATTGAGTCGTACAAGCAAGGCGGTCGCGCGCGTCTGCCACAGACGTTATTGGCCGTAAACAAACGTAGGAGCGAGCCTTGCTCGCGATGCGCCGCGCGGGCGGCGCTCGATCTCACCGGCGACAAAACTACCCCGCCATACACACAAAAAAATAAAGGTTATCCCTCATTACAGACCAAGGGGTGAAATCCTCCCCCAAGGATGCAGTACAATCGCCCCCTTTTATTTGGCAACGAGTCGACGCCAATGATCGAACCCAAGCGCGTCCTGCGCGCCCTAGCCGAACACTGGGCCTTGATCGAGCCGCTGTGCGAGCGTTTCGACCAGGGCACCCTGAGCCTGGTCGAACTGCGCCAGCAGCTGGCCCGCCAGCAAGTCGAAAGCACGCCGCAGGACATCACCCAGCTGCTCGACGTGTGGATCCGCCTGGATATCCTGGTCCCGGTGGCCAAGAGCCCGAACCGCTTCGAGCTCAACGCCCAGATCCACGACTTCCTCGCCTACCTGCGCCGCGAGCACCGCCTGGGCCTGTGCCTGGAGATCGAGGCTTACCTGCGCCACCTGGAACGCCTGGCCGGGCATATCCAGGATGCCTTCGACAACCGCGACAGCGACGACCTGGCGCGCCAGCTGCGCCTGCTCGACATGCGCGTGCGCGACGTACTCAAGAAGCTCGACAACGACGAACAGGCCCTGGTGGCCGTTGCCGAACGGGCCAAGACCAGCAATCGCCAGATCCCGCTGCGCCAACGTTATGCCGAGGTCCTGGCGACCTGGGACGAGTACGTCGAGCCGATGATCCAGCTGGTGAACGCCGACGGCGCCTTCGAACAGGGCGTGCGCAAGGTCGAGACCGTACTGCTGAAGCTGCTGGGCGAGCAGGCCCGCCTGGGCCACCTGGTCGACGACGACATGCTGCTGCGTACCCACGCGCGCATTCTCGAAATGCAGACCAGCGCCCAGCTGACCCTGCGCCATGCCCGTGAGCTGCTGCTGCCACTGCGCGAAGAAGCGCGCCGGCACAACGCTGTGACCCGTGGCGCGGCACTGGCCCTGTCGGTGATCCGACGCAAGGGTATCGACGCCGTGCCCCACGCCGCCATGCCGCTGTTCACCCGCCCGCAGAGCACCTTCCTCGGCAGCGCCAGCCAGGTCGAGGCCTATGTTTACGCCCTGGCCCGCTTCGAGCCGAAACCGGCCAAGTTCCCCAAGGCGCACAAGACCCAGAAAGGCCCGCTGCCGCGCGCGCCACGCACAGTCAAGGAAATGCTTGAGCGCTGCGAAGACGCCCTGCCGCTGCCCGACCTGATGGTCTGGCTGCTGGAGCAGGAGCCCGAAGGCGCCACCGACGAATTGCTGTACTGGTTCTCGCGCCTGTCGCGGGAAAAGCGCTTCAAGCGCGAGCGCCTCGATCGGCGCGAGTACACCACCCAAGAACACCTGGTCAGCCTGCGCTCGTTCGCCCTGACGTCCAGCCGCGAACCATCGCCTGAAACCAACGCGAGCCCAGCCAATGCATCTTGATCTTTCCGAACTGTCCCAGCTCGCGCCGATCTTCCGCGAGCTGTTCAAGGGCTTCCACGTCAGCCGCCGCGCCCCTGAAATGTACGGCCAGCTGTCGAACTTCCAGGACCAGTACCGCACCCTGTTCAAGGCCCTGGGCTTCGAGCTGGTGTGCGACACCCGTGGTTTCTACTACTTCGTGCCCGAGCAGGCCGCCGCGCAGGTCAACAAGACCGCCCAGCGCCTGTCGCTGTTCACCTTCATCATCGTCGAGCACCTGGCCGACCAGGGCCGTGACCCGATGGCCGTGCTCGACGGCGGCAGCATCGGCCGTGACGAGCTGCCCTCGCTGCTGGACAAGTACCGCGACCTGTTCCTGCAGGCCGAAGTGCAGACCGTCGACGAGCTGGAAGAAAAGATCATGCGCCGCATGACCCAGCTCGGCTTCGCCCACGAGGAAGGCGGCATCTACCGCTTCCTGCCGCCGATGCACCGCTTCCTCGACGTGTGCCTGTCGGTGCAGCAGGACCGCGACCTGGCGGCCAGTCTGCACAGCGACCTGCCGCTGCCGACCCCGGTGCTGGTCGAGGAAGAAACCCCGGAGCAACTCAACCGCACCGACGACCCGCTGGACCTGGCGCCGTTCGACGACGAGGAAAGCGAAGAGGACGCCCTGGCCCGGGCCATCCGCGAAGAGCAACAGGAGATTGACGCATGAGCCAGGAACGCTACGGCATCCGCCGCTTCGCACTGCTCAACACCGCCGGCTACAGCCTTGGCCTGTTCCCGCTGGAACACCCGCTGTCGGTCTACGGCGCCAACAACCTGGGTAAATCGGCATCGATCAACGCCCTGCAATTCCCGATTCTGGCGCGCATGTCGGACATGAGCTTCGGCAAGTACAGCCTGGAGCAGTCGCGCCGGTTCTACTTCGCCAGCGACACCTCCTACATTCTGTGCGAACTGAACCTGCCCCACGGCCCGCACGTGATCGGCGTGGTCGGCCGCGGCCCGGGCGGCGGCTTCGGTCACCAGTTCTTCGCCTACAAGGGCGAGCTGGACCTGGCCCACTACCAGAAGAACGACACCTGCCTGCGCCAGAAAGAGCTGTTCACCAACCTCGAGCGCCTGGGCCTGAAGGCCTATGAACTCAAGCCGGACGAACTGCGCCGGCTGCTGGTCGGCGGCCACACCTCGGTGCCGCTGGACCTGACCCTGATCCCGCTGCGCTCGACCAGCGAGCAGAGCCTGAAAACCTTCCGCGCCCTGTTCATCAACCTGCTGCACATGCGCGAAATCACCGCCGCCAAGCTCAAGCAGCTATTCCTCGATGCCTTCGAGCACAGCCTGCGCTCGGGCAGCGTCGACTACATCGCCGCCTGCGAAGAAGCCTTCCGTGACGTGCGCCGCATGGAGCAGGACTACAACGCCCTGGTCGCGGCCGGCCCATTGGTCGAAGCCCTGGCTGGCGGCGTGGCCCAGCGCGACATCCTGCGCGGCAAGCTGCACCGCCTCTCGCCTCTGCTCGACAACCTGCTGGGCACCTGGCAGGAATACGCCATGGCGCGCAAGGAAGAACTGGTCATCCAGGCCGAGCACTTCCGCGGCGAGCAAGACCGCCTGCAGAACGATCAACGTGGCGGCACCCAGGAGCTGATGCGCCTGGAACGTGAGATCACCGGCATTCAGCGCTGGCTTGGCGAGCTGTCGGTGCTCAAGCACCGCTTTGCCCTGGTCGACGACGTCAAAGTCCTGGAACAGCAGTTGCTGGCCGCCAAGGACGCCCACGACGAACTGGCCGGCGCCCTGGCCCAATCGCGCCAGTTCTCCGCCGAAGACCTCGACGAGCGCGTGCGTGACCTGGAAAAACGCCTGAAGCAGGTCAAGCAGCAGCTCGACCACGCCGACAACAACAGCTACGCCCGCCTGCGCGAAGAGTTCTCGCAGCAGGACGTCGACCGCCTGATGCGCCTGTTCAACGGCGCACTGTTCAGCCTGCCGCTGGGTGATCGCGGCATCGAACTGGACGACAGCGACCTGTGGGTAAAATCCCTGGAAGCGGTGCTCGACGGCTTCAAGGGTGAGCGCTTCGAGGCACCCGGCCTGTCCATCGACCTCACCCACATCGACCCGCCGGCCCTGCAGGCCCTGGCCGACCGCGCCGCCCTGCGCGACCAGAAGGATCGACTGGAGCGCGAGCTCAAGCAGCTCAAGACCCAGCAGGCCGTGGCCGCTGACCGCTCGGCGTCGAAAGCCCAGACCGAAGCGCTGTACCAGCAAGTGCTGGATGCCCAGAAAGCCCTGGAAGACTTCCGCCGCAGCGAAACCCTGGCGGCTGAAGAGCCGGAGAAAATGGAGCAGCTGGCGCAACTGGAAGCCGCCCAGGACGAACTCAAGCGCTCCAGCGACGCCTTCACCGAACGCGTCCAGCAACTGTCGGCCAAGCTGCAACTGGTGGGCCGCCAGATCGGCGATCTCGAATCCAAGCAACGCACCTTGGAAGATGCCCTGCGCCGTCGCCAACTGCTGCCCGCCGACCTGCCCTACGGCACGCCGTTCATGGAAGCGGTCGACGACTCGATGGACAACCTGCTGCCGCTGCTCAACGACTACCAGGACAGCTGGCAGGGCCTGCAGCGTGTCGACAATCAGATCGAGGCGCTGTACGCCCAGGTTCGCCTCAAGGGCGTGGCCAAGTTCGACAGCGAAGACGACATGGAGCGCCGCCTGCAGCTGCTGGTGAACGCTTACGCGCACCGTACCGACGAGGCCCTGACCCTGGCCAAGGCGCGTCGCGCTGCAGTCACCGACATCGCCCGGACCCTGCGCAACATCCGCAGCGACTACGACAGCCTCGAGCACCAGCTGGCGCTGTTCAACCGCGAGATCAACAAGCGCCAGGTGTCCAACCTGGAAAGCTTCCGCGTGGTCCTGGCGCCGAACAAGGAAGCGCTCAAGCACATCGACCAGATCATCCACAGCGCCGGCCAGTACGAGGAAGGCGAAACCCTGTCGGTGTTCGACCTGACCCAGAGTGCCGAGCAGGACCACAAGAACGAAGAGGCCAAGGAGTACCTGGCGCGGCTGGTGGCGGCCAACCACAACCAGCTGGGCCTGAAAGACCTGTTCGAGCTGGCTTTCGAGATCACCAAGGTCAACAGCCAGCCGGTGATCCACGCCGACATCGACGGCGCTGCGTCCAACGGCACCACCATGACCATCAAGGCACTCACCAACATGTACTTGTTGCTGCACCTGATGGACCGCGACCTGGCCGGCCGCATTCGTCTGCCCTACTACCTCGACGAGGCGGCGGACATCGACGAACGCAACCAGGCGGCACTGTTGGAGACCAGCTTGCAGCTGGGCTTCGTGCCGATTCTGGCGAGCGTGAAGCCGCAGGTATCGGCGCGGGTGGCGATCGACCTGGAAGGTGGCAGCGGGCCGAATGGTATCTACATCGACGAGGCGGACTGGAAGTACATCAGCCGCCTGGATGTGGAGAAGGCGATCGTGCGCGAGGATGAGGCCGAGGAATTGGCCTGATTCGGTGGGAACGGGGCCGCTTTGCGGCCCATTCGCCGGCAAGCCGGCTCCCACAGTATCTCCACAGCCCTCAAGAGCGGTAGATATCCTGTGGGAGCCGGCTTGCCGGCGATGGCTTCAACGCGGTGTTACTTGGCCCACGGCAAGATCGGAATCGCTGTCACCGCATTCTGCGGGCTGCCCTCGATCAAGCGGTCGCTGTACACCAGATACACCAGCGTATTGCGCTTCTTGTCCAGGAACCGCACCACCTGCATGGTCTTGAACACCAGCGAGGTGCGCTCCTTGAACACCTCCTCGCCGTCCTTCAACTCACCCTTGAAGCTGATCGGCCCAACCTGACGGCAGGCAATCGAGGCCTCCGCACGGTCTTCCGCCAGCCCCAGCCCACCCTTCACGCCGCCAGTCTTGGCGCGCGACAGGTAGCAGGTCACACCGTCGACCTTGGGGTCATCGAAAGCCTCGACCACAATGCGGTCGTTCGGCCCGAGGAACTTGAACACGGTGGACACCTGGCCGACTTCTTCAGCCCCGGCCAGCATTGGCAGCGCCAGCGCCACCACGGCAATAGCCCGCTTCAGCATGCTCATACCAGCACCAGATTGTCGCGGTGTACCAGCTCTGGCTCGGCGATGTAGCCCAGCACGGCTTCGATGGCATCGGACGGCTGGCCGATGATCTTCTGTGCTTCCAGCGCGCTGTAGTTGGCCAGGCCGCGCGCCACCTCGACGCCATCCGGGCCGACGCAAACCACCATTTCGCCACGGCGGAAGCTACCCTGCACGGTCTTCACGCCCACCGGCAGCAAGCTTTTGTTGGCCGCTCGCAGCGCTTGCACGGCGCCAGCATCGAGCACCAGCGTGCCACGTGTCTGCAAGTGACCAGCCAGCCATTGCTTGCGTGCCGCGAGCATGCCGCGCTCAGGCGACAGCAGCGTACCCAGGCGCTCACCGGCCTTCAGGCGGTCGAGCACGCGCTCGATACGCCCACCGATGATGATGGTGTGTGCGCCGGAACGGGCCGCCAGGCGCGCTGCGCGCAGCTTGGTCTGCATACCGCCACGGCCCAGGGCGCCACCGGTACCACCGGCCACGGCATCCAGCGACGGGTCATCGGCACGGGCTTCGTAGATCAGCTGGGCTTCGGGGTTGTTGCGCGGGTCTGCATCGAACATGCCGTCGCGGTCGGTGAGGATCACCAGCAGGTCGGCTTCCACCAGGTTGGCCACCAGCGCGGCCAGGGTGTCGTTGTCGCCGAAGCGGATCTCGTCGGTGACCACGGTGTCGTTCTCGTTGATCACCGGCACCACACCCAGGTCGACCAGGGTGCGCAGGGTGCTGCGGGCGTTCAGGTAACGCTTGCGGTCGGACAGGTCGTCATGGGTAAGAAGGATCTGCGCGGTGTGCTTGCCATGCTCGCCGAAGCTCGACTCCCAGGCTTGTACCAGGCGCATCTGGCCAATGGAGGCTGCGGCCTGCAGCTCGTTCATCGCACTCGGTCGCGAGGTCCAGCCAAGCTGGCTCATGCCGGCAGCCACGGCCCCGGAGGAGACCAATACCAACTCCACGCCCGCTTCGCGCAGCGCCACCATCTGCTCGACCCAGACAGCCATGGCGCCGCGGTCGAGGCCCTTGCCATCGGCCGTCAGCAGCGCGCTGCCGATCTTCACGACCCAGCGCTTGGCGCCTGTCACCTTGCTTCGCATCTTCTCTTCCAACCTATGTCGAATCTGTAGATACCGTAGATACCAAAACGCCGCTTGAAAAAGCGGCGTTCAGTGTACTGCAACCGGTCAGTCGCGCACGTAAATGATTTCCGGACCGTCTTCGTCGTCCTCGAAATCATCATCCCAATCGTCATCGTCGCCGATGTCGTGCACGCTCTTGACGCCGGTGCGACGCAGGGTACGGGCGTCGTCCAGGGCCTGCAGCTGGGCACGGGCTTCGTCTTCGATGCGCTGATCGAGGTCAGCCAGCTCTTCGGCGTAGTCCGGGTCGTTGGCGATGCGGTCGGCACGGTCTTCCAGGTAACGCATCAGGTCGTGGCTGAGCTGCTCGGTGCCCTGCTTGGAGATGGCCGAGATCACATAGACCGGGCCTTCCCACTGCAGACGCTCGACCACTTCCTTGACGCGCTCGTCGCGCTCGTCGTCCATGATCATGTCCGACTTGTTCAGCACCAACCAGCGCTCACGCTCGATCAACGACGGGCTGAACTGCGCCAGCTCGTTGATGATCACTTCGGCGGCATCGGCCGGGCTGCTTTCATCCAGCGGCGCCAGGTCGACCAGGTGCAGCAGCACGCGGGTACGGGCCAGGTGCTTGAGGAAGCGGATACCCAGGCCAGCACCGTCGGAGGCGCCTTCGATCAGGCCGGGGATGTCGGCGATGACGAAGCTCTTCCAACGGTCGACGCTGACCACGCCCAAGTTCGGCACCAGGGTGGTGAACGGGTAGTCGGCGACTTTCGGCTTGGCCGCCGAAACCGAACGGATGAAGGTGCTCTTGCCAGCGTTCGGCAAACCGAGCAGACCGACGTCCGCCAGCACTTTCAGCTCCATCTTCAGGTCACGCTGATCACCCGGCTTACCCGGCGTGGTCTGGCGTGGCGCACGGTTGGTGCTGGACTTGAAGCGGGTGTTGCCAAGGCCGTGCCAGCCGCCCTGGGCGACCATCAGCTTCTGGCCCGGGGCGATCAGGTCACCGATCACTTCCTGGGTCGAGGCATCGATCACGGTGGTGCCGACCGGCACGCGCAGGAACAGGTCATCGCCCTTCTTGCCGGTGCAGTCGGTGCTGCCACCGTTGGAGCCGCGCTGGGCCTCGTGGTGACGGGTGTAGCGGTAGTCGACCAGGGTGTTGAGGTTTTCGTCGGCCACCATGTACACCGAGCCGCCATCACCACCGTCGCCGCCGTTGGGGCCGCCGTTTTCGATGAACTTCTCGCGACGGAAGCTCATGCAACCGTTACCGCCGTCACCGGCCTTGACCCGAATGGATACTTCGTCAACAAACTTCATTCAAAACCGCCTCTCGTCAGACGACGAGTTGAATACTTAAAAAACCTGAGGCTCTTGCAAAAATGAGCGCGGCGGCCCCGTACGACCGTAGAAACCAACGCCGGCAGCCCATACAAACAGCTTTGCAAGAGGCTCACCACAAACGAAAAAGCCCCGTCGCATGACGGGGCTTCTGGAGCGACGTCGCGATTAGGCTGCGACGATGCTCACGTAACGGCGGTTGAACTCGCCTTTCTTCTCGAACTTGATCACGCCTTCGATCTTGGCGAACAGAGTGTGATCTTTGCCCATGCCAACGCCGTAGCCGGCGTGGAATTGGGTGCCGCGCTGGCGGACGATGATGTTGCCGGCCTTGATGACCTGGCCGCCATACATCTTCACGCCAAGGCGTTTCGATTCTGAGTCGCGACCGTTACGAGTACTACCACCAGCCTTTTTGTGTGCCATGGTTCAATTCTCCAATAAATTCAGGGGATCGAGGGGATTAAGCCTGGATACCGGTGATTTTGATTTCGGTGAACCACTGGCGGTGGCCCATACGCTTCATGTGGTGCTTACGACGACGGAACTTGATGATACGTACTTTGTCGTGACGGCCTTGCGAAACGACTTCGGCAACCACTTTAGCGCCGGCGACGACTGGAGCGCCGATGGTGACTTCTTCACCGTTGGCAACCAGCAGAACGCGATCGAAGGTAACGGATTCGCCAGTGGCGACTTCCAGTTTCTCGATCTTGAGGAATTCACCTTCAGCGACTTTGTACTGCTTGCCGCCGGTAACGATTACTGCGTAAGACATGGGTATTTCTCCGATAATCCTGCTCACCCAGCGCTTTATATGATGAGTATTGGCTGGCATGGCTGCACTAGGCTGGAACGGCCCTGTGCAATTGCGTAAGGCAGGTGCTGCCCAGGAAGTTAGGGTGCGCGATTGTACGCAACCCAGGTTTGCCTTGCA encodes:
- the mksB gene encoding Mks condensin complex protein MksB, whose protein sequence is MIEPKRVLRALAEHWALIEPLCERFDQGTLSLVELRQQLARQQVESTPQDITQLLDVWIRLDILVPVAKSPNRFELNAQIHDFLAYLRREHRLGLCLEIEAYLRHLERLAGHIQDAFDNRDSDDLARQLRLLDMRVRDVLKKLDNDEQALVAVAERAKTSNRQIPLRQRYAEVLATWDEYVEPMIQLVNADGAFEQGVRKVETVLLKLLGEQARLGHLVDDDMLLRTHARILEMQTSAQLTLRHARELLLPLREEARRHNAVTRGAALALSVIRRKGIDAVPHAAMPLFTRPQSTFLGSASQVEAYVYALARFEPKPAKFPKAHKTQKGPLPRAPRTVKEMLERCEDALPLPDLMVWLLEQEPEGATDELLYWFSRLSREKRFKRERLDRREYTTQEHLVSLRSFALTSSREPSPETNASPANAS
- the rpmA gene encoding 50S ribosomal protein L27, producing the protein MAHKKAGGSTRNGRDSESKRLGVKMYGGQVIKAGNIIVRQRGTQFHAGYGVGMGKDHTLFAKIEGVIKFEKKGEFNRRYVSIVAA
- the rimI gene encoding ribosomal protein S18-alanine N-acetyltransferase; the encoded protein is MSNSISFRPMTEADLDAVLKIEYAAFSHPWTRGIFQDALKSYEVWLMFDGQQQVGHGVINVIIDEAHLLNITVKPENQGCGLGLRLLEHLMARAYQLNGRECFLEVRASNQSAYRLYERYGFNEIGRRRDYYPVAGGREDALVMACTLLEE
- a CDS encoding CreA family protein; this encodes MSMLKRAIAVVALALPMLAGAEEVGQVSTVFKFLGPNDRIVVEAFDDPKVDGVTCYLSRAKTGGVKGGLGLAEDRAEASIACRQVGPISFKGELKDGEEVFKERTSLVFKTMQVVRFLDKKRNTLVYLVYSDRLIEGSPQNAVTAIPILPWAK
- the cgtA gene encoding Obg family GTPase CgtA → MKFVDEVSIRVKAGDGGNGCMSFRREKFIENGGPNGGDGGDGGSVYMVADENLNTLVDYRYTRHHEAQRGSNGGSTDCTGKKGDDLFLRVPVGTTVIDASTQEVIGDLIAPGQKLMVAQGGWHGLGNTRFKSSTNRAPRQTTPGKPGDQRDLKMELKVLADVGLLGLPNAGKSTFIRSVSAAKPKVADYPFTTLVPNLGVVSVDRWKSFVIADIPGLIEGASDGAGLGIRFLKHLARTRVLLHLVDLAPLDESSPADAAEVIINELAQFSPSLIERERWLVLNKSDMIMDDERDERVKEVVERLQWEGPVYVISAISKQGTEQLSHDLMRYLEDRADRIANDPDYAEELADLDQRIEDEARAQLQALDDARTLRRTGVKSVHDIGDDDDWDDDFEDDEDGPEIIYVRD
- the mksF gene encoding Mks condensin complex protein MksF, translated to MSQERYGIRRFALLNTAGYSLGLFPLEHPLSVYGANNLGKSASINALQFPILARMSDMSFGKYSLEQSRRFYFASDTSYILCELNLPHGPHVIGVVGRGPGGGFGHQFFAYKGELDLAHYQKNDTCLRQKELFTNLERLGLKAYELKPDELRRLLVGGHTSVPLDLTLIPLRSTSEQSLKTFRALFINLLHMREITAAKLKQLFLDAFEHSLRSGSVDYIAACEEAFRDVRRMEQDYNALVAAGPLVEALAGGVAQRDILRGKLHRLSPLLDNLLGTWQEYAMARKEELVIQAEHFRGEQDRLQNDQRGGTQELMRLEREITGIQRWLGELSVLKHRFALVDDVKVLEQQLLAAKDAHDELAGALAQSRQFSAEDLDERVRDLEKRLKQVKQQLDHADNNSYARLREEFSQQDVDRLMRLFNGALFSLPLGDRGIELDDSDLWVKSLEAVLDGFKGERFEAPGLSIDLTHIDPPALQALADRAALRDQKDRLERELKQLKTQQAVAADRSASKAQTEALYQQVLDAQKALEDFRRSETLAAEEPEKMEQLAQLEAAQDELKRSSDAFTERVQQLSAKLQLVGRQIGDLESKQRTLEDALRRRQLLPADLPYGTPFMEAVDDSMDNLLPLLNDYQDSWQGLQRVDNQIEALYAQVRLKGVAKFDSEDDMERRLQLLVNAYAHRTDEALTLAKARRAAVTDIARTLRNIRSDYDSLEHQLALFNREINKRQVSNLESFRVVLAPNKEALKHIDQIIHSAGQYEEGETLSVFDLTQSAEQDHKNEEAKEYLARLVAANHNQLGLKDLFELAFEITKVNSQPVIHADIDGAASNGTTMTIKALTNMYLLLHLMDRDLAGRIRLPYYLDEAADIDERNQAALLETSLQLGFVPILASVKPQVSARVAIDLEGGSGPNGIYIDEADWKYISRLDVEKAIVREDEAEELA
- the proB gene encoding glutamate 5-kinase, whose translation is MRSKVTGAKRWVVKIGSALLTADGKGLDRGAMAVWVEQMVALREAGVELVLVSSGAVAAGMSQLGWTSRPSAMNELQAAASIGQMRLVQAWESSFGEHGKHTAQILLTHDDLSDRKRYLNARSTLRTLVDLGVVPVINENDTVVTDEIRFGDNDTLAALVANLVEADLLVILTDRDGMFDADPRNNPEAQLIYEARADDPSLDAVAGGTGGALGRGGMQTKLRAARLAARSGAHTIIIGGRIERVLDRLKAGERLGTLLSPERGMLAARKQWLAGHLQTRGTLVLDAGAVQALRAANKSLLPVGVKTVQGSFRRGEMVVCVGPDGVEVARGLANYSALEAQKIIGQPSDAIEAVLGYIAEPELVHRDNLVLV
- the mksE gene encoding Mks condensin complex protein MksE codes for the protein MHLDLSELSQLAPIFRELFKGFHVSRRAPEMYGQLSNFQDQYRTLFKALGFELVCDTRGFYYFVPEQAAAQVNKTAQRLSLFTFIIVEHLADQGRDPMAVLDGGSIGRDELPSLLDKYRDLFLQAEVQTVDELEEKIMRRMTQLGFAHEEGGIYRFLPPMHRFLDVCLSVQQDRDLAASLHSDLPLPTPVLVEEETPEQLNRTDDPLDLAPFDDEESEEDALARAIREEQQEIDA
- a CDS encoding energy transducer TonB → MLTEPRRRAYLSAMQVVHWLPRAELPFAAPSRPELLLPQVPVEEVEFEVRPSAPVANEAPVTPQARSGERPKIEIPRPGSAPKPAAKPAEAEEAAPAPRPAPVPPPRFALQLLRAGSCLLLVELATGQPFQSRDPSYLLLKDMLRAAGLPDAPQIIGEPVRWPLLVRGNMDQGPDAARDFVQGFIQARLEEAPCTCLWLVGLPALRFAGNVDGEAYYQVLKVEGLGDAWALPGLELLMDEPQRKADVWQAMRQLMARWKSVE
- the rplU gene encoding 50S ribosomal protein L21, translated to MSYAVIVTGGKQYKVAEGEFLKIEKLEVATGESVTFDRVLLVANGEEVTIGAPVVAGAKVVAEVVSQGRHDKVRIIKFRRRKHHMKRMGHRQWFTEIKITGIQA
- the can gene encoding carbonate dehydratase, translating into MHDLQELIDNNARWADAINQRDPDFFAKLARQQTPEFLWIGCSDARVPANEIVGMLPGDLFVHRNVANVVLHTDLNCLSVIQYAVEVLKVRHILVTGHYGCGGVRAAMQDRQLGLIDGWLRSIRDLYYEKRGELAKLDSEEAKVDRMCELNVIQQVANVAHTSIVQNAWHRGQELSVHGCIYGIKDGRWKSLDTTISGFAQLPPQYRLRPLE